A segment of the Bacteroides intestinalis DSM 17393 genome:
AATATCAGCAAAAGTAATCTCCGGATTATTCCAACGGAAATCAACCCAATGGCTGGTGCCATGACATTCACCACGAGTGGCAGTCAGAGTTATCGGTTGCCCTTTTACGGTCATTTCCCGTTTTAGCGTGCCTTCTTTCCATTTCTTCAGATTACCGATCATGCAGAGCCAGGCAGCGTGTTCGGTTTGCTGAAAATTGAGGACATAGTCGTTTGGCTCAATGGGTTCCAGGCAAAATACTTCAATCAGAGCACCGGTATCCTTGCGGAAGTGCAGTCGTGCCTGTATTACTTTTGTGTTATTGAATATCATCAGACTCCCTGCCGGCAGATAGGATGGAAGTGAAGTGAAGCGATCTTCGGAAACTTCGCCGTGACGGTAGACCAGGAGTTTGGACTGATCGCGTACTGGCAGAGGAAATTTGGCAATACGCTCATCCGGTAATGGATAATTGAATTCGCTGATACGGATATGTTTTGGATCTTCTTTCATGATAAACTTCTTTACGGGCTGCAAAGGTACGGATATTTATCGTCTTTTTTCTATCTTTTTTTATTGAGTTGCCGTATCTTTGTAGAACGATTGTTTGTTTAAGCAACTTCAATCATAAATTGTAAATAGCTAAATCGTAAATGATATGATGAAAATTGGTGATAAAGTACGCTTCCTCAATGAAATCGGCGGAGGAATCGTGAAAGGATTCAGGGGGAAGGATATTGTATTGGTGGAAGATGCTGATGGCTTTGATATTCCGATGCCCATGCGTGAGTGCGTAGTAATTGATACGGATGATTATAATATGACCCGGCCGGTGCCGAAAGCAACTCCGAAGAAAGCGGAGGAGAAGCCGGTACGTTCTTCTATTTCTCACTCGGTTCAGGAAGAAAGTGAGATGCAGCGCTTGTCCAAACCGCAGGTATCTGTTTACCGTCAGCCAGAAATGCGTGGTGGAGATATTCTGAATGTTTTTCTGGCTTTTGTACCGGAAGATATTAAGGCTGTTAGCACTACTCCTTTCGAATCTTATCTGGTGAATGATAGTAATTACTATCTGTATTACACTTACCTCTGTGCAGAAGGAAAAGCATGGAATGTCCGTTCCAATGGAATAGTAGAGCCGAATACGAAGTTGCTGCTGGAGGAATTTGAGAAGGTGGAGCTGAATGACCGTGAACATGTTGCAGTACAGTTCATCGCTTTTAAAGAGGATCGCTCTTTTGCTTTGAAGCCGGCAGTCAGTGTAGAACTTCGCATAGATACGGTGAAGTTTTATAAGCTACACACGTTCCAGGAATCAGAATTCTTTGAGACCCCTGCACTGATTTATGATATAGTGAAAGATGATGTTCCTACCAAACAAGTGTATGTATCAGCTGAAGATTTACAGTCTGCTTTGCTGCAAAAGAAAACTGAAGATAAACCAAAGTCTCAGCCAATTGTGAAGCGCAGTGGACAAAATGGTATCATCGAGATCGATTTACATATCGGAGAACTGCTGGACGATATTAAAGGAATGAGTAACAGCGAAATATTGAATTACCAGCTGGACAAATTCCGGGAAGTTCTGGAACAATATAAGAATAAACGTGAACAGCGCATTGTTTTTATTCACGGTAAAGGTGACGGTGTGTTGCGCAAAGCATTGCTGGAAGAACTGAAACGTAAATATCCGAATTTCCGGCATCAGGATGCTTCTTTCCAGGAATATGGTTTCGGAGCGACGATGGTGACGATAAAATAGTTACAGGTTACGAGCTACAGGCTACAAGTAGCTGCGCTTTCATTCCGAAAGGCACTTGTTACTTGTAGCTCGTAGCTTCGCAGCTCTTATATCTTCCTCTTTCCCAAAGGAATAGAAAGTCCGATGAAAGCATTTACATGTTTGGAATTATTTCCGAAGAACATATAGTCAGTACCCAGCATCAAAGGACCTACCTTGAAAGCAAAGCCGAATGTTTCACCACCTTGAAGCATGGAGTAACTTAATGTAGCGTTGATTAAAGTGTTCGGACGATAATTGGCGGATAAAGTCAATTCGGAATATGTCTTTAGCTGTCCGAAGCGGGTAGTTGATAATAATCCTACTCCCAGTTTATTATTCAGGAATCCGTATTCTCCTCCTAAAACCATAGTCGGGGATAAAGAAGTGGTGCGGGATTTATTCTCCTTCTTCTGCAAACCGTATAATTCAAAGTCCAGTACATCAGTAGATTCACTGTAATTATCTTTATCAATAGCGATATCTTTGTTTGATTCGGCTATCTGGGTGCTTGATTTACCCCAAGAGATAAAACCTAAGTCGAGGATGGCAGCAGAGAACGTAAGGTTCTTCATCACTTGATAGCTTGCTCCCAGATCTAAGCCTGCTCCGTATCCACTGATACCGAAATTATTGTAGTCCAGATCTGTGATGTATCCATTTTCTTCTTCCAAGTCCAGACCTTTAGCAGAAGCTTCCAGATAAGCATCTGATTTTAGTTGGAATTCGGAGTCTAATCCTGTTTCTTTACCAGACATATAAAGTTGGTTGATCTTCAGATTCAAATTTCCGGCACCTAACAATAGTTTGGCTTTACCACCTATAGTCAGACGGTCGTTTATGGCACGTGAATAGCCTGCTCCAACTTCTATATAAGAGTTCAGGCGCAGTTTTTCATTCTGAATATTAAAGGTTCTACCGCTTCCCCAAGTAAAATCTTCCGCATCTGTAGCACGCAGATATTCGAACATGGTTTTAGGAATAGTTGCATCCACATCTACACGTGCTCCTACATTGAATGACCAGAATCCCTTGCCTCTATAGAATCCGAAAGAGATGACATCCGTATTAAGATTGATGTTCAGCTCATTCATTCCTTTCAGGCGGTTGTAGAACTTATCATTGTTGTAAAACTCTCCGTCGGAGTCAAAGACGTCAATAACATCCTGGATACCCAAAGAGTTAGAGGATACCTCGGCGGTCAATGACCCGATAACGGGTAGATTGATATAGCCACGCTTTGGTTGCGCTGCGGGGTTTAGTTGCATACGGGTACTGCTACCGTCCATAAAGTAAGATGAGCGCATATACTGCGCTTGCATGGCTGTGGGGAGAAGAAAAGAGATGCAAATCCCCAGAAGTAAAAGCTTTCTCATTGTGCTTCGTAAATTGTGGATTACTGTTAATGATTACTTATATTTGTTGTTGCAAAGTTAAAAGAACTATTTGTTATATCAAAATTATATAATAAATAAAAATTGAATAAACGCCCGTTTTTATGGCTATATGGCTTTATAATTGGATTGAGTGGGAAGAATAAGATGATAATGCAGTACTTTTGACTTTTATATTGTTTTTATATTCTTCAAGGAGTATAGGGGTATAAAAGCAATAATTCATTTTAATGTAATCCTTGCATTTTGGGTCAATAGGCACGATATTTATGTCTAAAAGATAGACCCCACCATCCAGATCGCTTGACCAGAATAAACTATTGGGTATGACTTTAAACTCTATTTTATGATTGGCTGGCGCCTGTATATGATCGTGTGTAATAGGGTCGTTTATTCGTACGATATGTCCTTTGTTATCATATTCAAAATTATATCGTGAATACTCCTCACGATTCCAATTATCATCAAATACTTGTTTCCGGAATAATTCTATTTCTTGCTTTTCTCCATAATCTTTTTCTGTATCGCCAGAAAAATGTATAAGTCCTTTTATCCGCCCATTGTCATCATATAGATATCTGATGAAGTTGAAGATTGTACGTTCGGAACAACATGCTCCTTGTGCCAATAGCTTTCCATGCTTGTCTATCACATCAACAGCAGAATTGAGAGGGGCTGTTCCGGTTGTTTCAATGAACATTGTTCCATCAGCCATTAAAGTGGTATCTATTCTGTCTTCATAGCATTGGTCAATGCGAGTTCCGAAATCTTCTACAGTACTTTTCTTCTTACATCCTTCCAGCAGAATAATTAGACTCAAAAGTATAGTTGAATAAAATAGGGCTTTCTTCAAATGGAAAATTGTATTCATAGTTTTTTATATTTATCTTAGTTCTTCATTCTAATTATTGATTGCATGGAATTTGGATACAACTTTTCCTTTATGATCAATATAACCATAGATGGTGATTTCTTCGTCATCGGTCATTCCAAAACCATCATCATCCATATAGTAACGGCCATCAGGATTAATTTGCCAACTTACTTTTGCCATACCATTTTTGAATTCATGTATGAATGTTGGAAAATGTGCGGAAAATCTTTTAGCCCGTTCAATAGCTATTTTCGGTATTCCGTACAATGTATCCCAAGCAATATCATCTTGAGTTACAGTTGTCAGTTTTTCGTTACTATCCATGAACTCATAGGCACATTTCGTATTATGATTCAACAGAAAACGTGGTTTCCACCAACCGCTTATCACTTGACTTACGAGAGCCATATTTTCACCAAGTCCCTTAGTCTCGTACGGATAATTGGTGTATTCTTCGGTATTTAGCAACATGTAAAGTTGTTTATCGCTGCTGGTACTGATCATTCTATGAATTTTACTATAGATATTCATTGCTTTTATTGAAGTGTTGTTTTACCGAGATACAAATCATCCGCGACATGTAGTATCACATCATGCAGTTCCAAGTCGTTTTTGTAGAATTGAGGTATTGCATTATAACCGATGGCAGCACCTAACAAGTTACCAGTCACAGCACCTGTAGAATCACTGTCACCTGCATGATTTACAGCTGCAATCATTGCTCTTTCGAAGTTATCAAAATAGGATAAAGTACAGTAGATGGCTATAGCAACAGTTTCTTCGGCTATCCAGCCACCCCCTAATTCATTTTCGATGGCGTGTACATTATCGATTGAAATATCAGATAAAAGAATGGCTTTCTTTACCAATGAAACAAATTTTTCAACTTCTTCAGTATGGTTGGTAAACATCCGTTGTACGGATTCCAATCCTTCTCTGATATAGTTTTTGAATATTTCTTTCTCCGGATTTTTATCACTTGCTAAACGATAAATGACGTGAGCTGTAAAGGCTGCTGGGATAAAGCCTAATGGATGCTGATGAGTAAGCTTTGCCGCATCTGCTGCAAGGTAATCAAGAGTATTTATATCCGATATTCGTTGGCCCAGTCCATATAAAGGTATGGGTGCTATGCGCATAACTCCACCACATCCCTTACTGTTATTATGGGGCGCTTTTCCCGCAATGATATCTGAAAGAGCAGTGAGACAGGTGTTTCCGGGTGCTCTGCGCTGATTTAATTCCGGAATATCGCCGATCCAGCATTCATTGAAACGCTTACTTTTCTTACCTAATTGAGTATAATACCATTCTATATAAGCTTCACAAATACTGGGTATGGGAGCACTCCCTTTTTCTTTTGCATTCAATATGCCACAGGCTGTAAACAACGTCATCTGTGTGTCATCAGAAACCCAAGCTTTTCCAGTAGAACTATCTTCGTTCTTCCACCATTGTCTGACGTCGAGACGGGTAATTCCTGCATCTCCATATCTTCTTTGAATACCTGCATACGAATCTATAAATTCTACAGGATATCCTAAAGCGTCACCTATGGCTCCACCTATTAATGAACCACGTATTCTGTCCTTTTGTGTTTCTTCATTCATAATAACCATGCTATTTTATATTCAAATTTACCTAATAATGGATTTTATCCAAATTATTATTAAAGGGAAAATTACCTAAACGGACGAAATAGTGGTTTATTATGAATAAAAAGAGGATTATCCTGGATGCTTTAAATAAGAAAAGATGTTTTTATAGCTGTACCATTGGTGAATATCCATTTACTTTTTATTGGTCTGATTCAAAGTTTGATAAACTTGTATAGTAATAAATATTGCATAGATGTAGTTTCTATGTCTTGCTTTTGGGCTTTGATTATCAGTTTCTTATAAAATATTAATTCCTTGTCGACAAGAAATTAATTTCCTGTTGACAAAAAGTTAGCATCTTGTCGACAAACTCTTAACTTCTTATATGTAAGATGTTTGCTGTTTTTATATTGTTTTACAAATTGTATTAGATACTCTTTGTTTTCCAGATACGTCTATAAAAATTCTATTTAATATTCTTTTGTCTCATAAAAAAAACTTATGTTTGCAAAGGTCTTGACAATAACGTATCTATTAATTGTGTATTTATGCAAAAGAGGGGGAAGAGGCAAGTAAGAGTCATCCTGTTTTTGATGGGAATACTAATAATATGGAATGCATGCATACCTCAGGAGCAAAAAGAAGTAAATCCTGAAATGCAGGCATTCGAAGCATTTTTCACAGCAAATGGAGATTCCGTATCTATTGCCCCTCGGAAAGTACGTACACAAGCATTGCAAAAAATGCAAGAAATTAAAGACAGTCTGGTACGTTATAACTATCTGATCGTGGCTTCTAAGACTTGTATGATGTCTTCTGATATGGATTCTGCCCGGCTCTTAATACAACAAATCGAAGATTTCACAGAAAGACAGCCCTTCTCTCCGCAGTTGGCAGATTTACAGTCTGATTGTTTTAATATGAAGGGGAATGTCTATGCGCGTACAGGGCATATGGATTCTGCAGAAGTTTATTTCCGAAAAGCTTATGAACTACGGATGCATGGCACTAAAATAGAAGTTGTACCTGATATTCTGATGAATCTGGCTGATGCTACTAACCGTTTAGGTAAATTGGACGTGGGAGCGGCATGGTACAGAAGGGCACTGTTATTGTGCGATTCACTAAATATCACTTCTACAAAGAAACCGCCGATTTATTATGGACTAGCACAGATATATGTGGCTTTGCGTGATTTTGAGCAATGTGATTATTATTATAATCTTGCGGCCAGAAGCTATGAGGACATGTTGCCTTTTGAGAAGCATTTCTATCTGAACAACCGCGGGACTTCTTATTATTATCGGGGAGATTATGAAACGGCTATCGATTATTTCCGAAAAGTTACTGATCTTGTTGAAGGTTATCCCGATATGGTTTTCGAGTTGAACTTGGGTTGGTTGAATCTGGGAGATTGCTTCTTGCAAGTGGATGAGCCCGATTCTGCAGCTAAATATATCAACAAGTGCCAGCCTTTTTTTGAGAAAACAGGAATAATAACTGCACTTTATTATATTGATACACAGAAAATAGAATTGGCACTGATTCAGAAAGACTTGCCTAAAGCTTGGCGTATTTTATCAGAAAGCATAATTTCACCGGATATTGATCCGGATATGGTGAACATACGCAATAAGTATCTGCAGCAATATTATGAAGAAACAGAGGATTATCGGAAGGCATATTTCTATCTGAAAGAAAATAATCGGATGGATGATTCTATCCGTAATGAGCGTGTAGAGATGCGTACGGCTGATCTGGCCTTGCGTTACC
Coding sequences within it:
- a CDS encoding tetratricopeptide repeat-containing sensor histidine kinase: MGILIIWNACIPQEQKEVNPEMQAFEAFFTANGDSVSIAPRKVRTQALQKMQEIKDSLVRYNYLIVASKTCMMSSDMDSARLLIQQIEDFTERQPFSPQLADLQSDCFNMKGNVYARTGHMDSAEVYFRKAYELRMHGTKIEVVPDILMNLADATNRLGKLDVGAAWYRRALLLCDSLNITSTKKPPIYYGLAQIYVALRDFEQCDYYYNLAARSYEDMLPFEKHFYLNNRGTSYYYRGDYETAIDYFRKVTDLVEGYPDMVFELNLGWLNLGDCFLQVDEPDSAAKYINKCQPFFEKTGIITALYYIDTQKIELALIQKDLPKAWRILSESIISPDIDPDMVNIRNKYLQQYYEETEDYRKAYFYLKENNRMDDSIRNERVEMRTADLALRYQQDSTVMAQKVFIREKENEVLELRQMETLWIALTTITLLVVVFVYLYSKKKRALLLAQNRRTVSSLRLENIRNRLSPHFIFNVLNQEMAGRKAEEKQELSSLVKLMRRNLELAEQLCVTLAEELDFVKTYIDLERRSLGITFHPMIEIGEGVNPEQVQLPSMLIQIPVENAVKHALKEKEGERNLWIIIARQANGISIQIRDNGGGYRPNSRNRGTGTGMKVIMQTIQILNMKNKETIDVAIHNVSLSNGEIGCEVTFLLPDKYDYRIK
- a CDS encoding DUF5723 family protein, producing the protein MRKLLLLGICISFLLPTAMQAQYMRSSYFMDGSSTRMQLNPAAQPKRGYINLPVIGSLTAEVSSNSLGIQDVIDVFDSDGEFYNNDKFYNRLKGMNELNINLNTDVISFGFYRGKGFWSFNVGARVDVDATIPKTMFEYLRATDAEDFTWGSGRTFNIQNEKLRLNSYIEVGAGYSRAINDRLTIGGKAKLLLGAGNLNLKINQLYMSGKETGLDSEFQLKSDAYLEASAKGLDLEEENGYITDLDYNNFGISGYGAGLDLGASYQVMKNLTFSAAILDLGFISWGKSSTQIAESNKDIAIDKDNYSESTDVLDFELYGLQKKENKSRTTSLSPTMVLGGEYGFLNNKLGVGLLSTTRFGQLKTYSELTLSANYRPNTLINATLSYSMLQGGETFGFAFKVGPLMLGTDYMFFGNNSKHVNAFIGLSIPLGKRKI
- a CDS encoding ADP-ribosylglycohydrolase family protein — protein: MNEETQKDRIRGSLIGGAIGDALGYPVEFIDSYAGIQRRYGDAGITRLDVRQWWKNEDSSTGKAWVSDDTQMTLFTACGILNAKEKGSAPIPSICEAYIEWYYTQLGKKSKRFNECWIGDIPELNQRRAPGNTCLTALSDIIAGKAPHNNSKGCGGVMRIAPIPLYGLGQRISDINTLDYLAADAAKLTHQHPLGFIPAAFTAHVIYRLASDKNPEKEIFKNYIREGLESVQRMFTNHTEEVEKFVSLVKKAILLSDISIDNVHAIENELGGGWIAEETVAIAIYCTLSYFDNFERAMIAAVNHAGDSDSTGAVTGNLLGAAIGYNAIPQFYKNDLELHDVILHVADDLYLGKTTLQ
- a CDS encoding DUF2027 domain-containing protein — protein: MKIGDKVRFLNEIGGGIVKGFRGKDIVLVEDADGFDIPMPMRECVVIDTDDYNMTRPVPKATPKKAEEKPVRSSISHSVQEESEMQRLSKPQVSVYRQPEMRGGDILNVFLAFVPEDIKAVSTTPFESYLVNDSNYYLYYTYLCAEGKAWNVRSNGIVEPNTKLLLEEFEKVELNDREHVAVQFIAFKEDRSFALKPAVSVELRIDTVKFYKLHTFQESEFFETPALIYDIVKDDVPTKQVYVSAEDLQSALLQKKTEDKPKSQPIVKRSGQNGIIEIDLHIGELLDDIKGMSNSEILNYQLDKFREVLEQYKNKREQRIVFIHGKGDGVLRKALLEELKRKYPNFRHQDASFQEYGFGATMVTIK